A portion of the Lolium rigidum isolate FL_2022 chromosome 1, APGP_CSIRO_Lrig_0.1, whole genome shotgun sequence genome contains these proteins:
- the LOC124682624 gene encoding protein ALP1-like, which yields MRFTFVVAGWPGSAHDTRILHHALANFPSFPVPPKGKYYLVDSGYPNRIGYLAPFKGSTYHLSEFRLRRGRALQGKYEIFNFFHSSLRNVIERAFGVLKQKWRILKAMPSFSPRTQKHIILACMALHNFIRDSKLCDREFDKCDEDEDYLPGAARAAPQTQGDDQPGVDNEESMNDIRSRIADALLMAREE from the exons ATGAGGTTTACCTTTGTTGTTGCTGGTTGGCCTGGCTCTGCACATGACACAAGAATCTTACATCATGCATTAGCAAATTTTCCTTCATTTCCTGTACCTCCTAAAG GAAAATACTACCTTGTTGACTCAGGTTATCCAAACCGAATTGGGTATCTTGCTCCTTTCAAAGGGAGTACATACCATCTATCAGAGTTTCGTCTTCGCCGTGGGCGTGCACTGCAAGGGAAATATGAGATATTTAATTTCTTCCATTCGTCTCTTCGCAATGTAATTGAGCGTGCATTCGGAGTTTTAAAGCAAAAGTGGCGTATATTGAAGGCAATGCCAAGTTTCTCACCTCGTACACAGAAGCATATCATTCTTGCTTGCATGGCATTGCACAATTTTATTCGTGATAGCAAATTGTGTGATCGGGAGTTTGATAAGTGTGATGAAGATGAGGATTATCTACCTGGAGCAGCACGTGCAGCACCACAaacacaaggagatgaccagcctgGGGTGGATAATGAGGAATCCATGAACGACATTCGAAGTAGGATCGCCGATGCTTTGCTTATGGCGAGAGAGGAATAG